One genomic window of Biomphalaria glabrata chromosome 9, xgBioGlab47.1, whole genome shotgun sequence includes the following:
- the LOC106074513 gene encoding uncharacterized protein LOC106074513 — MEALDDDKYIDHNPEAEPYAKFKFTVERSLGLVTFHNAECGLQTAIFGLKQDLKSLFNIPAERQVWTLRNRVLDDTKCLENYGITGIENESTRGDGIQIVVKSTI, encoded by the exons ATGGAGGCTTTAGACGATGACAAATATATTGATCACAACCCAGAAGCCGAGCCATATGCTAAATTTAAGTTTACTGTTGAGCGATCACTTGGACTAGTTACTTTCCACAAT gCTGAGTGTGGACTTCAAACAGCTATTTTTGGTTtgaaacaagatttaaaaagtCTT tttaatattCCAGCAGAGAGACAAGTGTGGACATTAAGGAATCGTGTTTTAGACGACACTAAATGTTTGGAAAATTATGGCATTACCGGCATTGAAAATGAATCAACTCGAGGTGACGGAATTCAAATTGTCGTTAAGTCTACTATATAA
- the LOC106074514 gene encoding uncharacterized protein LOC106074514: MQKLGNRPSCVFKKSLLLFTSKTPINKMDKVDDKSNTCVASEKDENLIVNKEQSNSFDDKNWLCSDLNVFLESVDLKRLDDKEICIHKKHQEALKNMKETYKDPETGYKVFTRLAHLKRGNCCGNACRHCPFGQVAAPENRKKKFNTAFYY, translated from the exons atgcaaaaACTTGGTAATCGTCCCTCTTGTGTTTTCAAGAAATCACTACTTTTATTCACTTCCAAAACACCAATTAATAAAATGGACAAAGTTGATGACAAATCAAACACTTGTGTGGCATCAGAAAAAGATGAGAATTTGATAGTTAACAAAGAACAAAGTAATTCTTTTGATGACAAGAATTGGTTGTGTTCTGATCTAAATGTTTTCCTAGAAAGTGTAGATTTAAAAAGACTTGATGATAAAGAAATATGTATACACAAAAAACATCAAGAAGCCTTAAag AATATGAAAGAAACATACAAAGATCCAGAGACTGGTTATAAAGTTTTCACAAGACTTGCACATTTGAAAAGAGGGAACTGCTGTGGCAATGCATGCAGACAT TGTCCATTTGGCCAAGTAGCTGCACCAGAAAACAGAAAGAAGAAATTCAACACAGCATTCTATTACTAa